One endosymbiont 'TC1' of Trimyema compressum genomic window, AAATAGGTACTCTTACAGCTGTAGCTGATATTTTCATATCATAGTCATTAAATATTTTTTGTGTTTCCAAAGTCATTTTCATTTCTTCTTTTGTATATTCATTGTTCATGAAAATATCAATATGAGGAATTAAGTTAAAAGCAATCTGATGTTGAAACATTTCAACAGTTGGACTTTCTCCTGCAAGTACTTCTCTAGTTTGTTCAACTAATTCGTCCATAGCCTCTTGACCTGCACCACTTACTGCTTGATAAGTAGAAACAATTATTCTTTTAATTCTTGACTTATTATAGAATGGTTTTAATGCCACACACATTTGAATAGTTGAACAGTTAGGGTTAGTAATAATACCATTATGATTGCGAATGGCTTCAGGATTCACTTCTGGTACAATTAGTGGCACATCATCATCTAAACGGAAAAAGCTACCATTATCAATAACAATTACACCTTTTTTTACTGCTTCTCTAGCATACAATTCACTGGCCTTGCCACCTGCAAAAAAAGCAATATCCACGCCATCAAAAGCATCTATTGTAGTCGCCTCAATTGTATATTTTTCCCCTTTATAAGTCATTTTTTGACCTGCTGAACGCTCGGTAGCTAATAATTTTAAGCTACCAATAGGAAAGTTTCTCTCCTCTAATATTTGAAGTAAAGTAGAGCCAACTGCTCCAGTCCCTACTATAGCTATGTTATACTGTCTCATTTTTAATCCTTTCTCCTATCTCTTATATTAGTTTGTCTAAGCCTTCAATAAAGCCTTTTTTACCAATTAAATTTCTACATGCCATCATAACACCAGGCATAAATGATTCTCTACTCATACTATCATGACGAATTGTAAGAACTTGACCGATATCCCCAAAAATCACTTCTTGATGGGCTATAAAACCTGGTAGTCTAACACTGTGAATTCTAAAGCCATCTACCTCGGCACCTCTAGCACCAGGAATAAGCTCTTTTTCTTCTGGATTACCCTGCTTATGGCTTTCTCTAACTTTTTCTATTAAACCAGCAGTTGTTAAAGAAGTTCCAGAAGGAGCATCTAATTTATTATCATGATGATATTCAATAATTTCTACATTTTTAAAGTATTTAGCAGCTTTAGCAGCAAACTCCATCATTAAGATTGCGCCAATAGCAAAATTAGTTGCCCAAAGAACACCAATACCTTTTTCAGCAGCTATTTTCCCTAATGTTGCTACTTGTTCAGTTGTTAGGCCAGTAGCGCCAATAACAACAGGTACACCACATTCTAAAGCAGTCTTAGCATTATTATAAACACTTTTTGGCGATGTCAATTCAACCATTACATCTGGCTTTGACTCTTCCAATACTTTTTTTAAATTATCTGATACTACAATAGCATCATCTGTTCCAGCAATATCACCAATAGATTCGCCTACATGAAAAGCATCAACAGCTCCCGCAAGAACCATATCATTTTCTTTTTTAAGGGTTCTGACTACTTCACTGCCCATTTTACCACACGCACCGCAAACACATACTTTCATATTCATACTCCTCAATTTTAATATAAAAATAAGGTCATAAGCATTTTGCTTACGACCTATTAAACCTTAACTAAAATGCTCATCTGAGTTAGCACTCCACATTCCTGTGACAGTTATAAATCTATTAAACTCATAACCAGCCTAATAAGCTCGGGCTTATTTGACTTCGGCAAGTTCCCCTTTTCTATTCCTTCTTTGCTTCCATCTCTGGAATAGTACTAATGGTCCTTGCGACCTCTACTTCGATGAAGCTCATATTCAATTCAACTATAATTAATTATAGGACATTTTACTTACCCTGTCAATAAATCCCTATTTTTCCTTTAACTTTTTATAGCGAATATCTTTATCTGTTTTTAAATTATAGACTTTACATAGCTCTAAAATTCTAGATGCGATTCTCTCATCTAGATACATTTCAATATCATTAAAGTCTAAATTTGTTGTAATCACAGTAGGAAGCATATGATTAAGTCTGTAATTTAATAACAAATAAAGTTGATTCGTCGTCCAAGCTGTATAATTATGAGCACCTAAATCATCTAAAATTAAAACAGAAGCATTTTTAACACCATCCATAAAATTATCCTTACGGCTATCATCAAACATCGCTTCCTTACTTTTTCCCAGTAATTCCGGAACTACATAAAAAACAACATCTCTCCCTTGATTCTTCAGCTCATTATAAATACAAGCGGAAATAAAGGTTTTTCCTGAACCGACTGGTCCAGTAATAAATAAACCTTTAAGGTTTTTTTTACCCTCCATAATTTCTACTACAAAGGACTCACAAGCTACTAATACTTTTGCTGCTTTATCCTCATAGGTTTCACCACTAACTGTAGCATCAATGACTTTATTAGGGTAATACTTAATTTTAAAATCATCTAAAGAAACACCATCTAGCTTTTTAGGCAGCCTAACTTCCCTTTTATAACTATCACAGGTACATGGAAATGCTTTGCCATCAACAACAGAATAACCAGTATCCTTGCATTTTTCGCAAACATAAGTCTTCTCATCTGAAATTGTTAACTTACTAAGCAAAGCATCTAATTGCTTTTTTACACTATTATCCAAAATAATCTCCCTGTTTCTAATTTAAATAAACATCATCGTATTTACTCTTATTCGTAGACTTCTTCTTAGTTTTTTTATTTTTAACTTCAGTCTTGTTTTTTTTTACAGCTTCATTTTCATATGCTGAATTAACTCCTTTTTTCTCCCAGTCTAAAAGAATTCTGTCTATGTATTTGAAATTCAATTTACCTATGAGAACAGCTTCAGTTAAAGCTTCTTTAATCATTGATTCCGAATACATTTTTTCATGTAACCACTCCTGAATATTATCAATTTCAATAGGAGAAAGAATTCTGCCAAACTCCCCTTCAAATAACTGATACATATTGCCTTGGCTAATAATGGCTTCATCAGCAACAACTTCTTTTTTTTCTTCTATATTATGTTGTTTATCTGCTTTTTCTTCTTTGCTCCATAGCTCAAATAATTTTTCAAGTAAAGGGGTTAATGAATAGCTAATAGAACCATTGTTTTCTTCGTGAGTAACCATTCCTTTTTGAATTACATTAGATAATAATAAGAACAATTGACCCTCATCAATACCCATAGTTTTACACAAAAGATCTTCAGCAGGAGACTCATTGTCTTCCCCGTACTTAAAATACCAAAGTTCCATTAACAAAAAACATTCATCCATAGTTAAATTCAACTCACGAAATTTAGTGAAAAGAACTTTTGGCAATGCAACAATTCCTTTCCCTAACATTGATTCTAAAAATTCTAAATAGGTATTGATCATAACTGCTCCTGTAATTTTTTAACAAAACGTTCAATTCTGACTAAAGCTTCTTCTATTTCTTCAATAGAATAAGCATAGCAAATTCTTAAGAAATATTTCCCATTTTCACCAAAGGCAATACCTGGAACAACAGCAACTTCCTCTTCAGCAAGGAGTCTATCAGCAAACTGTTCCCCATCAAGTCCTGTACTCTCAACACTTGGGAATGCATAAAATGCACCCTCAGGTTCAAAGCAAGTTAGGCCAATTTCATTGAATCTATCAACAATAAAACGTCTTCTCTTATCATAAATTTTAACCATTTCTTCCATAGCAGGAACACCGAATCTTAGAGCATGTTCCGCTGCAACTTGAGCCATAATTGGCGCACAGAGCATTGTAAATTGATGAATCTTAACCAATTGAGTCATTACCTCTGAAGGACCACAAACATAACCCAATCTCCAACCAGTCATAGCAAAAGCTTTTGATACACCATTAATAACAAGAGTACGTTCTCTCATATTTGGCAAAGAAGCAAAGCTTGCATGTTTTTTACCATTATAAGTTAGCTCACCATATAATTCATCTGAAATTACAAATAAATCATGCTCTTTAACGACTTCACTAATTTCCATCATTTCTTCTTTTGTCATAATAGCCCCTGTTGGATTCATTGGGTAAGGCATTAGCAATACTTTTGTTTTGTCAGTTAAATGATTAAGAATATCTTCTTTTCTCAATTTAAACTTGTTTTCAGCTGTTAAATTAACTAATACAGGTTTACCACCAGCTAATATAACTTCAGGTTCATAAGCAACATAACTTGGTTTCGGAATTAAAACATCATCACCAGGATTTACAAGAGTTCTCAAAGCTAAATCTAAAGCTTCACTTGTCCCTGTAGTTACTAATATTTCATTTTCGGGATTATAGAATAGATTAAAGCGCTTATTTAAATATTCATTAATTGCTTCACGTAATGATTCTAATCCCCAATTACTAGTATAATAGGTTTCTTCATTGAAAATAGATTGCACTGCAGCATCACTGATAGCCTTAGGAGTAGCAAAATCCGGCTCACCGACCCCTAATGAAATAACCCCCTCAGCATTTTCAAAGTACTTCCTAATACCAGAGGGCTTTAAGGACTTAACGCCCTCAGATACAAATTTACTATAGTCCATAATTAGTCACCTTTTATTTTACAACCAAGTTGAAAATCTTGCCAGGAATATAAATTTCCTTAACAATGGTCTTCCCTTCAAGATGGCGTAAAACACCTTCCTCTTTAAAAGCAATTTCCTTTGCTTCTTCCACAGTACTATTTCTATTAATTGAAATAGTACTTCTCAATTTACCATTAATTTGAATTGGTAATTGCACTTCATCCTCCAGAGTCTTTGACTCATCAAATGTTGGCCATTGTTGTTGATTTAACATGGCAGGATACCCCAACTCTACCCATAACTCCTCTGTAATATGAGGGGCTACTGGATTGAGTAAAATTAAAAATGTCTCCATTTCCTTTCTATTAATAGTTCCTCTATGTAGAAATTCATTGGTTAATTCCATTAATGCAGAAATACCTGTATTGAATTTCAATGTTTCAAAATCTTCACTAACCTTCTTAATCGTTTGATTGATTTTAACTTCCATTTCCTTAGAATAAGTTTCTCCCTCAGTTAAATTAGAAGCCATTTTCCAAACTCGATCTAAGAAACGTCTACAACCTTTAACCCCATTTTGGGACCAAGGCACACTTTTTTCAAAATCTCCAATAAACATTTCATACATGCGTAAAGTATCTGCTCCAAATTCATTGACAATATCATCTGGATTAATTACATTGCCTCTGGATTTTGACATCTTCTCATTGTTCTCACCTAAAATCATACCATGCGACGTTCTTTTTTGATAAGGTTCTTTTGTGTTAACTACGCCAATATCATAAAGAAACTTATGCCAGAACCTTGAGTAAAGAAGATGAAGGGTAGTATGCTCCATTCCCCCATTATACCAATCTACAGGTAGCCAGTATTCAATTTTTTCTTCACTAGCCATAGCTTCTTTATTTTGAGAATCAATATAACGGATAAAATACCAAGAAGATCCAGCCCACTGAGGCATTGTATCAGTTTCTCTCTTAGCTACTCCTCCACAAATCGGACAGGCAGTATTCACCCAATCATCCATTAAGGCTAACGGTGATTCTCCATTATCAGTAGGTTCATAAGTTTCAACTTCTGGTAACTCAACAGGCAAAGATTCTTCTGGCGCAGGAACCCAACCACATTTTTCACAATAAACTAAAGGAATTGGTTCCCCCCAATAACGCTGTCTTGAAAATACCCAGTCTCTTAATTTATAATTAGTAGTTTTCTTCCCAATACCTTTACCTTCTAAAAACTCACTCATTCTTTCAATTGCTACTGGAACAGTTAAGCCATCAAGGAAATCTGAATTAACTAACAGGCCTTTTTCATTATCAGTATAGGCTTCCTTACCAATATCGCCACCAGAAACAACTTCAATAATAGGTAAATCAAAAGCTTTAGCAAATGCATAGTCTCTCGTATCATGGGCAGGCACAGCCATTATAGCCCCTGTTCCATAACCACTTAAAACATAATCTGAAATAAAAATTGGAATGGATTTTCCAGTAACAGGATTAATTGCTCTTATCCCTTCAATTTCTACCCCAGTCTTTTCTTTATCTAACTCAGTTCTTTCAATATCAGATTTTTTAGCTGCCGCCTCCTTATAGTTATCTAAGGCTGTTCCATTTTTAATTTTATCTTTAAGAGTATTAATAATTGAATGCTCAGGAGCAATAACCATATAGGTTGCACCAAATAATGTATCTGCTCTCATTGTAAATACTTTCAAGGATTCATCAGTACCCTCAATTTTAAAATCAACTTCACAACCATAGGAACGACCAATCCAATTTTTTTGTTGTGTTTTTACACGCTCAATATAGTCAACATCATCTAAATCATCAATTAAACGATCTGCATAAGCTGTTATTTTAAGCATCCATTGATTTTTAATTTTCTTGACAACTTCATTGCCACAGCGCTCACATCCTCCATTGACAACTTCTTCATTGGCTAAACCAACTTTACAATTGGGGCACCAGTTAATTGGAAATTCTTTTTTATAGGCTAAGCCTTTTTTAAACATTTGAATAAAAATCCATTGTGTCCATTTATAGTACTCTGGATCTGTTGTATCTATTTCCTTCGACCAGTCAAAAGAAAATCCTAAAGCTTGCAATTGTTTTTTAAAACGAGCAATATTTTGAATTGTCACTTCTCTTGGATGCATTTTATTTTGAATTGCAAAGTTCTCTGTAGGTAGCCCAAAGGCATCCCAGCCCATTGGAAACAGCACATTATAGTCCTGTAATCTTCTTTTTCTCGCCACAATATCCAAGGCCGTATAAGGTCTTGGATGACCTACATGAAGGCCTTTACCAGAAGGATATGGAAACTCAACCAAAGGGTAAAGCTTTGGTTTATCACTCTGATCCTCAGCCTGAAAAACGCCTTTTTCTTCCCAGATATTCTGCCATTTTTTTTCAATTTCATTTGGATTATATTGTTTCAAATCTACCTACCTCCTAATTGTTACATTCTACCAAATTTTATGCTCTTTTACAATGGGGCTCTAACCATTAAACCCCTTATGCAGCTGATAAAAATTAGCTTTGTGTGTATTTAATAATAAATAAAACGAGGATAATACAATTTATTATCCTCGTTTTATTAAATAATATAAATGTGATACTATTTATTCCTCTAATTTTAAATCTCCATCTTTTATCCAGCCTTTTTTCTAAAAAGAAAACCTACAAGACCAATTAGTAACAATGGTATAAGAAACTGAATTGCTAAGATTTTAGGTATGGATTCCACCCACCCCATTACATCAATAGTGGCCAATTTGACCAACTAAACCACTGCTTCCCATGCCTGCTCCAATAGAACTAGTTTCCATTTTAAAAACCAGAATAGAAATAGGGCCTAAAATACCATCTAAAATTAAATTAGGCAACCAAATAATTGTCTTTTTAAGAATATTACCCATCTGTAATTTAGGCGTGCCAATACCATGAGTCATAAAACTTGAAATACCATTGTCTCTGTAGCCTAAAATTGCAAAACCCATCATTTGAACAGCAACAACCTGTTAAGGCAGCGCCTGCAGCAAGACCATTAATTCCTAAAGCAATTGATAATGCTGCACTACTGGTTGGTAAAACCATAATAATCCCCATAATAACTGCTAAAAGGATACCAGTAGGAATAGGTTGAAGTTCAGCTGCTCCATTAATACAGCTACCTAAAAATGTCATAAAAGCACCAATAGGAGGCGCTATTAAATAAGCGGTTAATGCTCCCGTTAAAATTGTTACAAAAGGTACTACAATTAAATCTAATTTAGTTTTTCCATTTACTAGACGACCTATTAGGATACCCACTGTAGCTGCTACAATAGCACCTACAGGCTCATTGGATTTTAATATAGCCGTGTTTTTTTGCGCACACCGCTGTCGATAACTACAGCCCCAGCTCCAAAGGCTTCTGTAACAATAGAACTGTAAAGGACAAGTGGCGGTGCTTTTAATTCGTAAGCTACACCTACACCAATAGCTGATCCTAAGAATAAACCAGCAACCATACCTATTTCATTTAATATTGGCAAACTAAATAATAGAGCCAGTTGTTTAAGAATTAAACCTGTTACTAGAGTAGCAAATAAACCATACGCCATACCATTTAGAATTTTAATAAAAAAATTTCTAGCTTTTATCGCCTGGTTCTTTAATCGGTTTTGAGTCATTTTCACCTTCCATAAAAAAGTTTAATACTTTTCTTTATAGATGTTTGTTTTAAAATATGGCTGGGGTAGCTGGATTCGAACCAACGCATGCCGGAACCAAAAACCGGTGCCTTACCACTTGGCCATACCCCAGCGTTTGGTGGGGAGAGCAGGATTCGAACCTGCGAAGTCGTCGACAGCAGATTTACAGTCTGCCCCCTTTAGCCTCTCGGGAATCTCCCCAAATAAATGGAGCTGGTGATGGGACTTGAACCCGCAACCTGCTGATTACAAATCAGCTGCTCTGCCAATTGAGCTACACCAGCTTACATGGCGACCCCGATCGGATTTGAACCGACGATCTCCTGCGTGACAGGCAGGCGTGATAACCGCTACACCACGGGGCCTAGATGTTGGTGACCCGTAGGGGAATCGAACCCCTGATACCGCCGTGAAAGGGCGGTGTCTTAACCGCTTGACCAACGGGCCATCTAGAATATTAATTTAATAAAAATTACTGGTCGGGGCGGAGGGATTTGAACCCCCGACCCTCTGGTCCCAAACCAGATACGCTACCAAACTGCGCTACGCCCCGAACCTGAACGCAAGAATAATTATATCATAATGCAATTAAATGTCAATGGCTTTTTAAAAATATTATCATTCCTTTTTATTTTTATTTAACGGCATTACTTCCAGTTTTTCTAAAGCTCTCTGATCCCCAGATTTTTTAGTATTTCAGAAGCAAGCCTGCCAACTTTTTCAATCGACAATCCATATAATAACACATTATAGTCTAGTTTTGCAATAGCTTTTTCACCATTTAAATCACCTTTATAACTGCTTCACCTGATGCTGTAGTCTCTTGCACAATTCCATTAAAAACCTCTTCTACAAAGGCTTTCCAGCCATTAGCATTCAATGGTTTTTCCAAAGAAATAGTAACCGATGCTGCATAAGCGGTTAACGCTGCTTCGCTATCCATTGAGAACCTCCTCATAATGAGCCATAATTGATTCTTCCTTATCAGTAGCCATTTTAATAACTTTTTTGTCAGGAAAATCAGCTTGAATATCATTTATTATATTCTGAACTTCTTGTTCAGATGCTGAATCAATTTTATTCATAATTAACAAGTCTCCTGTTTTTATCTGATTGAACAAAAGTTCGCCAATTACTTGTTTTAAAATAAACCATCGAGTTACATCAATTAATGTTATTATTTTTAAATCCATACCTTCTGGTGCAAATTTTAAAATATCTTGCAAAAACTTTTCAGGTCGGGCAATGCCTGATACCTCTAGAAGAATATCTTGAACATCGTATTTTGTGCCAACAACTTTCAGTAAGGGAATTTAAATTACCCATTTGTCCACAAATACAGCCCCAAAAAATTTCATAAACATCTGTATCCAGTTATCTCATTAAGCTTCCATCAATGCCAACATCCCCAACATCATTAACAATTAACATTATTTTTTATGTTCTTCCATTACCATTTTTTTGCCAATGTCGTTACTAAAGTAGTTTTTCCAGATCCTAAAAAACCACTAAAAAGATAGAGTTTAATCATGCTCCTCCTCATTTTAAGGAAATTGAATTGCCCTCATAAAAACTTCTTGAAAGTCTTTTTTCATTGCAATATCTAAGAAATTTATTTTTTTGGCAATTTTTTTCTCCTTCCAAAACCCCTTCTGTAAAAAGAAGTTTTCTAGCCCCTAAACCAGCAGAATTACCAGCAATCTTTATTTGTTCTGCTTTAACAGATTTAGGAAACAAACCAATTGTAATGGCACTATTTTTATCAATATATGAACCAAAAGCACCAGCTAAAACAACAGATTGAATCTCTTTTCCCTTGACACCTAGGGTCTCTTTTAAAAGAGTAATCGCCGCTAATATTCCTGCTTTTGCTAACTGCATTTGCCTTACATCATTCTTGCTGATATAAATTGCCTCTCCTAACTTATTTTCTTCTGGAAAACTCAATACAAAGCCTTGGTCAGTTATTCTTCTGCGAATATCTTCTTTCAAAAAAGTAGCTTCTTCAGCTTTAATTAAAGAGCTGCCTTTACTTAACACGCCCTCCTTTAACATAACGGCAATGGCATCCACTAGCCCAGAACCGCAGATGCCTTCAGGAGCAGTTTCACCAATAACGCTAACATTCAATCGATTATTCTCAACAAATACCTTTTCAATAGCACCCTTAATACCTCGCATACCCCATAGAATTTCAGCGCCCTCAAAAGCAGGGCCCGCTGCTGACGTTGTTAAAAAACCAACTTTTTTAGAACCTAAGACAATTTCCCCATTAGTCCCTATATCAACGAGTAAATTAATATCTTTATTCTTTAAAAATTGGGTATCTAAGACTGCCGCTACTGTATCACCACCCACTACTTTTTGTCCAGCTATACAAGGCGCTATCCTTAAAAGGCCTTTTGGATGAATATTCACATGGAGAGATTCTGCCCTTACTAAAGGTGGATATTTAAATACGCCCCGATAAGGAACCTTAGCTAAACACTCAGGTGAAACACCTAAAAGCAAACGGCTCATAGTACTATTCCCAACAAGGGTACATTCATAAATTGATTCTTTCTTTATACCACTTTCACTTTCTAAAATTTCAATAAGTTCATTTATAGTATTAACAATTTTTCTTGAAGTAAAGAAAGTCCATGCTTATTTTCCAATGTATAGCTAATTCTTGAAATTACATCTGCGCCAAACTCCTTTTGTTGATTTTCTTTTGAAACTACTGCTATATATTCTCCGGTTTTCAAATCAATTAAAGAACCTACCACAGAGGTAGTCCTTATATCAAAAGCGATGCCATATAGAATATTTGCTGTATTTCCCTCTTCTAAAGCAATAATCCTATCCCCAGAAGTTACAATTGTAATTTCACTAGTTCCATATTCTCTAGAAACTTTACTCAAAGCTTTCAGAGTTTCTATATCCATAGTTACATAGAAATTGTGATCCTATAAAACATTGACAAGTTGCTTTTGAAGACTTTTTCAATTTTCTTCATAAGCCTTTAAAGAAAATACAGTTTTAACTACATTGGCCTCACTGTCTTTTAAAACCTCTTTAGTTTTGTGTAAATTACTTTTTTATCCAATGTTTTCACTTTCTTCAAAACCTGTACTTCTATTGCTTCCGACACTCTATATTTACAGGCTAATTGCTTTTCCCAAGGTGCCTCTAAGCCAAGAGACCGTACTAAAATCTTACATTTATGACATGACCCCGCCACCACATGGATAATCCGTAGGAATATTAGCTGCTTTTAAAACTTTTTTTAATACAGTATCCTCCATAGATTCCACTGTAATATTTTCTAAGGGGAAACAGATTGATTAACTTTGATTATTTTAATGTACCTTTTACACAATGTTTCCCTACAACTCTCTCAAGTGTCTCTGCTCTAAGCTTACCTTTAATTAAAACAACATGACCTTCAGGACATAAGTAATAATTCAATCCTAAAGACTGGTTACGCATTTTCTCAAGAGACGTTTTTTCAAACAAAAACTTTCTTAAATAATTTCTTTTATGTTTTCTCTTAATTTCCAAAATTTTAATATTAGCTCGCATTTCTATTTTAGTTAAAAGAATGCAATAATCTAGAATTTGAAAGACTTCCCTATGAGGGACTCTGCTATCTTTTATTAAAATTATATGTCCTAAAACATCTGAATTCACCTGAATTTCTGAAGCAAACCATTCAATATGCCTATTTTCCTTATTGATATAGTATGCTTGAGCTGTTGTGTAGTAGCCAGCTTGGAGAGGTTTTTTCCATAATCCAACTTGATAAGGAAATGCTTCTTCCTGGTAAGGAGCGGCATAGTAATCGTCACTAATAGTAATAATAGTTTTTAATCCCGTCCACTTATAAACAGATTCAGCCATA contains:
- a CDS encoding GTP-binding protein, yielding MPLLKVVGTKYDVQDILLEVSGIARPEKFLQDILKFAPEGMDLKIITLIDVTRWFILKQVIGELLFNQIKTGDLLIMNKIDSASEQEVQNIINDIQADFPDKKVIKMATDKEESIMAHYEEVLNG
- a CDS encoding GTP-binding protein; its protein translation is MRRSMIKLYLFSGFLGSGKTTLVTTLAKKW
- a CDS encoding DnaD domain-containing protein; protein product: MINTYLEFLESMLGKGIVALPKVLFTKFRELNLTMDECFLLMELWYFKYGEDNESPAEDLLCKTMGIDEGQLFLLLSNVIQKGMVTHEENNGSISYSLTPLLEKLFELWSKEEKADKQHNIEEKKEVVADEAIISQGNMYQLFEGEFGRILSPIEIDNIQEWLHEKMYSESMIKEALTEAVLIGKLNFKYIDRILLDWEKKGVNSAYENEAVKKNKTEVKNKKTKKKSTNKSKYDDVYLN
- a CDS encoding PTS sugar transporter subunit IIC, whose product is MAYGLFATLVTGLILKQLALLFSLPILNEIGMVAGLFLGSAIGVGVAYELKAPPLVLYSSIVTEAFGAGAVVIDSGVRKKTRLY
- a CDS encoding aminotransferase class I/II-fold pyridoxal phosphate-dependent enzyme, with product MDYSKFVSEGVKSLKPSGIRKYFENAEGVISLGVGEPDFATPKAISDAAVQSIFNEETYYTSNWGLESLREAINEYLNKRFNLFYNPENEILVTTGTSEALDLALRTLVNPGDDVLIPKPSYVAYEPEVILAGGKPVLVNLTAENKFKLRKEDILNHLTDKTKVLLMPYPMNPTGAIMTKEEMMEISEVVKEHDLFVISDELYGELTYNGKKHASFASLPNMRERTLVINGVSKAFAMTGWRLGYVCGPSEVMTQLVKIHQFTMLCAPIMAQVAAEHALRFGVPAMEEMVKIYDKRRRFIVDRFNEIGLTCFEPEGAFYAFPSVESTGLDGEQFADRLLAEEEVAVVPGIAFGENGKYFLRICYAYSIEEIEEALVRIERFVKKLQEQL
- a CDS encoding PTS sugar transporter subunit IIC; amino-acid sequence: MGILIGRLVNGKTKLDLIVVPFVTILTGALTAYLIAPPIGAFMTFLGSCINGAAELQPIPTGILLAVIMGIIMVLPTSSAALSIALGINGLAAGAALTGCCCSNDGFCNFRLQRQWYFKFYDSWYWHA
- a CDS encoding PTS sugar transporter subunit IIC — its product is MTHGIGTPKLQMGNILKKTIIWLPNLILDGILGPISILVFKMETSSIGAGMGSSGLVGQIGHY
- a CDS encoding ASKHA domain-containing protein gives rise to the protein MGGDTVAAVLDTQFLKNKDINLLVDIGTNGEIVLGSKKVGFLTTSAAGPAFEGAEILWGMRGIKGAIEKVFVENNRLNVSVIGETAPEGICGSGLVDAIAVMLKEGVLSKGSSLIKAEEATFLKEDIRRRITDQGFVLSFPEENKLGEAIYISKNDVRQMQLAKAGILAAITLLKETLGVKGKEIQSVVLAGAFGSYIDKNSAITIGLFPKSVKAEQIKIAGNSAGLGARKLLFTEGVLEGEKNCQKNKFLRYCNEKRLSRSFYEGNSISLK
- the dapB gene encoding 4-hydroxy-tetrahydrodipicolinate reductase, with the protein product MKVCVCGACGKMGSEVVRTLKKENDMVLAGAVDAFHVGESIGDIAGTDDAIVVSDNLKKVLEESKPDVMVELTSPKSVYNNAKTALECGVPVVIGATGLTTEQVATLGKIAAEKGIGVLWATNFAIGAILMMEFAAKAAKYFKNVEIIEYHHDNKLDAPSGTSLTTAGLIEKVRESHKQGNPEEKELIPGARGAEVDGFRIHSVRLPGFIAHQEVIFGDIGQVLTIRHDSMSRESFMPGVMMACRNLIGKKGFIEGLDKLI
- a CDS encoding ATP-binding protein, translated to MDNSVKKQLDALLSKLTISDEKTYVCEKCKDTGYSVVDGKAFPCTCDSYKREVRLPKKLDGVSLDDFKIKYYPNKVIDATVSGETYEDKAAKVLVACESFVVEIMEGKKNLKGLFITGPVGSGKTFISACIYNELKNQGRDVVFYVVPELLGKSKEAMFDDSRKDNFMDGVKNASVLILDDLGAHNYTAWTTNQLYLLLNYRLNHMLPTVITTNLDFNDIEMYLDERIASRILELCKVYNLKTDKDIRYKKLKEK
- a CDS encoding aspartate-semialdehyde dehydrogenase; protein product: MRQYNIAIVGTGAVGSTLLQILEERNFPIGSLKLLATERSAGQKMTYKGEKYTIEATTIDAFDGVDIAFFAGGKASELYAREAVKKGVIVIDNGSFFRLDDDVPLIVPEVNPEAIRNHNGIITNPNCSTIQMCVALKPFYNKSRIKRIIVSTYQAVSGAGQEAMDELVEQTREVLAGESPTVEMFQHQIAFNLIPHIDIFMNNEYTKEEMKMTLETQKIFNDYDMKISATAVRVPILRSHSESVTIETENKITRDEALELLSDEKGIVLQYDPQNNIYPMPYFTSDTDEVYVGRVREDLAFDNGISFFVVADQLRKGAATNAVQIAELLLEEELV
- the leuS gene encoding leucine--tRNA ligase — encoded protein: MKQYNPNEIEKKWQNIWEEKGVFQAEDQSDKPKLYPLVEFPYPSGKGLHVGHPRPYTALDIVARKRRLQDYNVLFPMGWDAFGLPTENFAIQNKMHPREVTIQNIARFKKQLQALGFSFDWSKEIDTTDPEYYKWTQWIFIQMFKKGLAYKKEFPINWCPNCKVGLANEEVVNGGCERCGNEVVKKIKNQWMLKITAYADRLIDDLDDVDYIERVKTQQKNWIGRSYGCEVDFKIEGTDESLKVFTMRADTLFGATYMVIAPEHSIINTLKDKIKNGTALDNYKEAAAKKSDIERTELDKEKTGVEIEGIRAINPVTGKSIPIFISDYVLSGYGTGAIMAVPAHDTRDYAFAKAFDLPIIEVVSGGDIGKEAYTDNEKGLLVNSDFLDGLTVPVAIERMSEFLEGKGIGKKTTNYKLRDWVFSRQRYWGEPIPLVYCEKCGWVPAPEESLPVELPEVETYEPTDNGESPLALMDDWVNTACPICGGVAKRETDTMPQWAGSSWYFIRYIDSQNKEAMASEEKIEYWLPVDWYNGGMEHTTLHLLYSRFWHKFLYDIGVVNTKEPYQKRTSHGMILGENNEKMSKSRGNVINPDDIVNEFGADTLRMYEMFIGDFEKSVPWSQNGVKGCRRFLDRVWKMASNLTEGETYSKEMEVKINQTIKKVSEDFETLKFNTGISALMELTNEFLHRGTINRKEMETFLILLNPVAPHITEELWVELGYPAMLNQQQWPTFDESKTLEDEVQLPIQINGKLRSTISINRNSTVEEAKEIAFKEEGVLRHLEGKTIVKEIYIPGKIFNLVVK